A region from the Dendropsophus ebraccatus isolate aDenEbr1 chromosome 1, aDenEbr1.pat, whole genome shotgun sequence genome encodes:
- the IFNG gene encoding interferon gamma produces MKYLKLFLLHCAVLCYIGQINGYNIDLKVARNDIENLKTYLKSKDSSNSEDNVNLTKFSELLDDWKEEGERKLLLSQIVPMYLKMLESIKSTEVDDSIINLVQMLDTTYKDYLKKSDQKVKRLNELKKVQMSDIKVQRAAIKDLLRVLRDVSNLQDGQKSNSKKCKRENVRRRRGC; encoded by the exons ATGAAATATTTGAAGCTATTTCTACTTCATTGTGCCGTCCTTTGTTATATTGGACAAATCAATGGATATAATATTGATCTTAAGGTAGCACGAAATGACATTGAAAACTTGAAAACATATTTG AAATCAAAAGACTCAAGTAACTCTGAAGACAATGTGAACTTGACAAAGTTTTCAGAGCTGCTGGATGACTGGAAGGAG gaagGTGAAAGGAAACTGTTATTGAGCCAGATTGTTCCTATGTACTTGAAGATGCTTGAATCCATAAAATCTACAGAAGTCGATGACAGTATTATTAATCTGGTCCAAATGCTTGACACAACATATAAAGACTATTTGAAGAAAAGTGACCAAAAAGTTAAAAGACTGAATGAACTGAAAAAAGTGCAG ATGTCAGACATAAAAGTTCAACGTGCAGCCATAAAAGATCTACTGCGTGTTCTCCGAGATGTTTCTAATCTTCAAGATGGTCAGAAATCAAACTCCAAAAAATGCAAAAGGGAAAATGTACGGAGAAGAAGAGGATGTTAA